The region ggtggctcagtcagttggacatctgctttcagctcagttcatgatcccaggaccctgggatcgagacccacatcaggctccttcctcggcggggagcctgcttctccctctgcctgctgctcccccctgcttgtgttctctctctgtctgacagataaataaaatctttaaaaaaaaaatctctctccttctgtATATGTTTGGgttttccataattaaaaagatttttaatggtCCCAGTGGGAGGAGACACATTCTTCTGACATCAAAGACACCCCCAAGAGACACAATTGactgaaaattttccattttgattaCAATCCCCAGATTCCTAGCAGTTATACTGCCCTAACAttacaacaacagaaaacttTATTTAAGAGGAAGCTATGAGAATTCAGCATGGAGTTCAACAAACTTTGCCCCTCACCTTCAGTCCATAaatctgaggaaagaaagaaaccctctCATGCCTCCCAGAACCATCACCCTACCCTGGTCCAGGGATCCACGCCTGATGCCAACTCCCTGATGTGGAGGGCACAGCTGCTGCCTCCACCCTTCACCTGCCTGGGAAGACTGGATTAACAAAACACATTCTGTAGATGACTCCATCTGAGGTCAAGTAGGAAGAACAGCACAGCACATTCTTGGGAAATGAAataagagggaggagaagcagtttccctagTTGCACAGCCCTGGGTAAGGAGACTGGGAAAGTCTATACATTCGAAATGATTCAATAACGTTGAAGTGCCCAACTGGCTAACCAAGCAGGACGCCTCAGGTTTGACTGCAGCTTCTTCTCTATTAGCATGTACTTCATCTGGTGCTTGTTCCAACATTTCCACAGTCTTCCCCATCCTCACAGGAATTGTCCTTCTCCTagttcctgccccccccccagtggCCTGGGGTTTCCCCTAACATCTCACCCAGCACCCAGTCTCCCCCCTTTCACCCTACTGGCACTTGCGCAACAGAGGGACCACACTCCTCACGGACTCACACACCCAACAAGCATTCACACCCACTCAGTTGTCTCTGCCATGTGCATGAATGATGGCAACCCTCTCATTCCAGCTGTTTCTAAAGAGATgaaatgatggggcgcctgggtggctcagttggttaagcgactgctttcggctcaggtcgtgatcccggcagtcctgcgatcgagtcccatatcgggctcccggctcagcggggagcctgcttcttcctctgaccctctcccctctcatgctgtttctctctctctctctctctcaaataaataaataaataaataaaatctttaaaataaaataaagagatgaaatgaGACCATTCACTAAATGTTATCATGGTTCCAGCACCTTGTAAgtgttaataaatattagttactcTTGTATTACCTAAAACTCTTCAATGGCTTCCATTGtacttcatataaaatatataagcttTAATATGTCCTAAAaagcaccccccaaaaaatattgATTACTATTTGTATCATTTTCCAAGCACCTCCAATAATCCAGCCCCTGGTCTGTGCATGTTACatttgcatacttttttttttaaagattttatttatttatttgacagagacagagacagagacagcaggaacacaagcaatgggagtgggagagggagaagcaggctccccgccgagcagggagcccgatgcgggactcgatcccagtaccccgggatcatgacctgagccgaaggcagacgcaggCTATTTTTCCCGTTGTGTATGGGCCTATTGCTGGAACTAGAGAAGAAAAGGATacgtttgtttttaaatctagcCTGGTCAGAGTGACTTCTTAGCTGTAACAGCTTTCCAACTGATTTTATGTAACCGATTATATCATCTGAAAAATGTGATCAATTTACTTAAGACATAAACCtatcattgttttttcttttttcttttttcttttctactgatttttttgttttcttttttttctttaaattcaaatatCATTGCTTTTTCTCTGGTTGTATTGGTTTGAAATTTCAGAGCAGTGCTGCATAGTGGCAGTGGCAGGCATACTTGTCTTCTCTGTGATCTTTGTGGGGattcctcaaatattttcatatcagGGTTGATGTTAGTTGATGATCAAGGGAGCCATTTTATCATAGTTAAGAAATATCCTGTTTACAGTGTCCTCAGAACTGTTCTCATGCAGTATCTCTAGCATTTAAAAAGACCCTCTTAtatttggatgatttttttctactCATTTGCTCTACTACAATAGATAAATTACCAATATGAAATCCTGGTTGCTTTCAAGGGTTGAATGATACCTGGTCATGGCATTTGGGTTTGCTTGATCAATTGCTGGATGTATTTTATTGCTATTGTCTTTGAGCTTTTTCCTAATATACTAAAGAGATTAATCTGTGATTTTTGTTATGTTGCTCCTATCATTGAGGGCTGCTGGTTTTTGTATCATGATTGAAATGATTTCAGAAAACTCACTGGGACATTTATTTTCACATgcttccaaataatttttatttattgcaaaTACCTTTTGTGAGATTTCGAAGTCAGTGATTTGGCATCATGCCTTTCTGGGAGGTAAAGTTGGTTGATGgctcaatttcttctttgatgatttgtccattatacattttattttattttcttttgagagagagagagagcagtgggggaggggagttggaggggctgaaggagagtgagaatcttaagcaggctccgtgctgagccccaacacggggctcgatctcacgatcctgagatcatgacccaagctgaaatcaagagttgggtgcttaactgactgagccacccaggcaccccagtccatTATGTATTTTGAATGGTCAAGTGACTAGCAAATATCATGATGTTATCATAGCTTATGGAAATTATATATAGACCCAAACccttttaattttgtattattaaaatgataataaaaattatacttttattataaagaaaatgttcttttatgatatttagaagtaaaatatgaattaaatcaAAGATATATGAGAAGGCTAATGCTGGGTGATCAGGTGTCAATACAATTGAATCATGAGGTCAGTTTTGAGGGCAAAATTGTTTTTGCATGTAGGTTTTCCAGCTGGTGGTGGCAACACAGGGGAATTTGACAACATTTGGAAACCCCAAATTGACAAGCAAGAGGGAAGAGACCATTAATCAAATAATTGTCTCCTCGATATCAGGTTCAAGGTAAAGGTGATTATGTTTCTGAGATGCCTGTTGGTCATTGATTTAGTCTTGCTTCTTGTGTTCTTGGCAGACACTCCTTTACATGGAACCAAGAAACCACTCAGGGCTTCCAGtgtttctccttctgggactttcTGAGAAGCCAGAGATTCAGTCTGTTCTCTTTGGGCTGTTCCTGTCTTTGTACCTGGTCACTGTCTTTGAGAacctgctcatcatcctggccATCAGCTCAGACTCtcacctccacacccccatgtacttcttcctctccaacctgtcCTTCTCTGACATCTgtttcacctccaccaccatcccaaagatgctgctgaacatccagACTCAGAGCAAAGTCATTACCTATGCAGGCTGCATCACGCAGATGTATTTTTTCACAGTGTTTGGACTTTTGGACAATTTACTCCTGACTGCAATGGCCTATGACCACTTTGTGGCTGTCTGTCATCCCCTGCACTACACAGTCATCATGAACccccagctctgtgcccagtTACTCATCCTGACCTGGCTCATCAGTGTTCTGGGGGCCCTTCCTGAGAGTTTATCTATGTTGCGGCTCTCCTTCTGTGCAGTCATTGAAGTCCCACACTATTTCTGTGAACTCCCTGAGGTCCTGCACCTTGCCTGCTCTGACACCTTCATCAATAATGTTG is a window of Zalophus californianus isolate mZalCal1 chromosome 1, mZalCal1.pri.v2, whole genome shotgun sequence DNA encoding:
- the LOC113917568 gene encoding olfactory receptor 7C1-like, yielding MEPRNHSGLPVFLLLGLSEKPEIQSVLFGLFLSLYLVTVFENLLIILAISSDSHLHTPMYFFLSNLSFSDICFTSTTIPKMLLNIQTQSKVITYAGCITQMYFFTVFGLLDNLLLTAMAYDHFVAVCHPLHYTVIMNPQLCAQLLILTWLISVLGALPESLSMLRLSFCAVIEVPHYFCELPEVLHLACSDTFINNVVLYIVTGVVGFFPLAGILFSYSRIVSSVLKISTVGGKYKAFSTCGSHLSVVSLFYGTCLGVYLSSTWTHASQRGVFASVLYTVVTPMMNPFIYSLRNRDMKRTLRKLLCSILSSQ